GAGGCCTTCCACGGGATCCGCCGGCACGACCGGTACCCCTACGACCGTTTCATCTCCGAAATCCGGGACCGGCTCGGCGAGTCGCCCAACCTGATGGACGTCACGCTGGTGCAGTACATGCGCGCGGACCTGGGCGAGCACACCCAGATCGAGTTCCTGTGCCCGTCCAACTCGCTCAACACCCTGACGATCTACCTGGACTACGGCGTCCGCGGCGTCCGGAACCAGCCCGTCCGGATCATGGCCGACTTCCGGGCCGACCGGCTCACCCGGGAACGCACCCTCGCCCTGCTGGAACACCTGGAAACCCTGCTGTCCGACGCCATGGACCGCCCGGGGGAGAAACTCCACCGCCTGCAGCTGCTCTCCGGGATGGAACGGCACCGGGTCCTCGCGGAGTTCAACAGCGCCCGGCAGGCCTACCCGGAAAACGCCACCGTCCACGAGCTGATCGAGCGGCAGGTGCTCCGGACGCCGAACCAGACCGCCCTGGTCTACCGGAACCAGCGCATGACCTACGCGGAACTCAACCGCTCCGCCAACCGCCTGGCCCGGGCCCTCCAGGCCCGGGGGGCCTGTCAAGGCGGTTTCGTGGGGATCCTGGCCGAACGCTCCATCGAGATCATCGTGGCCCAGCTGGCGACGCTGAAATCCGGGGCGGCCGTCATGCCCATCGACGCCAAGTACCCCGCCGACCGGGTCCGCTTCATGCTGGAGGACAGCCAGGCCCCGGTCCTTCTCACCCAGCAGGCCTTCCTGGGCCGGCTGGACATCCCCCCGGGGACGGCGGCCCTGGACCTCGACGACCCCGCCCTCTTCCAGGGCGACGACACCGACCTGCCGGTCGCGGCGGCCGCCGACGACCTTTTCGCCCTGATCTACACCTCGGGTTCCACCGGGACGCCGAAGGGCGTCATGCTGGAACACCGCTCCATGGTCAACTTCATCACCTGGTTTGCCGAGGTCGCCGGGATCACGGAAACCGACCAGGTCTCCAAGCACACCAGCTTCAGCTTCGACGTGTCCAACGCGGAGATCTACCCCGCCCTGATCCGCGGCGCCACCCTGCACATCATCCCCGACGACATCCGCCTCTCCCTGAACCACCTGAACGACTACTTCGAGAAGAACCGGATCGGCATCGCCTTCTTCACCACCCAGCTCGGCGAGCAGTTCATGGACCTCATCGACAACCGGTCGCTGCGGCTCCTCCACGTGGCGGGCGAGAAACTCCGCATCTACCGGAAGCGGGGCTACCAGCTCCTCAACGGCTACGGCCCCACCGAGTGCTCCGTCTACACCACCTTCTTCCCGGTCGACCGGGACTACGAGAACATCCCCATCGGCAAGCCGCTCCCCAACTACCGCGTCTTCATCCTGGACCGGCACGGGAACCCCCAGCCCGTGGGGGCGCCGGGCGAACTCTGCGTGGGCGGCGTGGCCCTGGCCCGGGGCTACCTGAACCGGCCGGAGAAGACGGCGGAGGTCTTCGTCGACAACCCGGTCCTGCCCGGACAAAGGATGTACCGGACCGGCGACCTGGCCTGCTGGCTCCCCGACGGCAACATCCAGTACCTGGGCCGCATGGACCGACAGGTGAAGCTGCGCGGCTTCCGCATCGAGCTGGGGGAGGTCGAGCAGGCCTTCCTGGCCCAGCCGGGGATCCGGGAAGCCGCCGTGGTGGACCGGAAGGACGCCAACGGGCGCATCTTCCTCTGCGCCTATGTCACCGCCCCGACCCGGCTGGACCTGGAGGCGCTGCGCCGCGAACTGGGCAAGACCCTCCCGGAGTTCATGATCCCGGCCCGCTTCATGCAGCTCGACGCCATGCCCATCAACCCGAACGGCAAGATCGACCGGAAACGGCTGCCCGAGCCGGAGCCGGAGGACCGGGGCCGCTCGGAGTTCAAGCCGCCCCGGACGCCGATGGAGAAGGCCCTCGCCCGGCTCTGGCAGGAGGTCCTCCACCTGGAGTCGGTGGGCGTCCACGACGAGTTCTTCCACATCGGCGGGGACTCGCTCAAGGCGGTCCTGCTCCAGGTCCGGGTCGAGAAGGAACTGGAGGCCGACCTGTCGCTCCAGGACCTGTTCCGGCGCCCGGTGCTCGGCGACCTGGCGGCGTTCCTGGAGGGGTGTGCCCGGAAGGCCCAGGCGGCCGTCACCCCGGCGCCCGCCCAGCCCTTCTACCCCGCCACCCCCGCCCAGAAGCAGCTGTACATCCTCAGCCGGCTGAACGGGATCGACATCACCTACAACATCCCCCTCGTGGTCAGGCTGGAGGGCCGGCTCGACCGGAAACGCCTGGCCGACGCCTTCGAGGCCCTGGTGGACCGCCACGAGCCCCTCCGGACCTCCTTCGACCTCGTCGACGGGCACCCCGTCCAGATCGTCCACCCCAAGGCCCGCCTGAAACTGCTTTTCCAGGAAGCCGCCGAAAGCGAACTCGAATCCGTCATCCGGGGCTTCGTCCGGCCGTTCCAGCTGGAGAAGGCGCCCCTGCTGCGGGTCCTGCTGGTCTGCACCGGGCCGGAGCGCCACGTCCTGCTCTGCGACGTCCACCACATCGTCTTCGACGGCATCTCCATCGGGCCCTTCCTGAACGACCTGGCCGGGCTTTACGGGGGCCGTGCGTTGGCGGAGCCCCCGTTCCAGTTCAAGGATTACGTGGTCTGGCGGGAGTCGGCGGCCCAGGCGGAGCGCCTCCGCGGGAAGGAGGCTTACTGGCTGGAGACCTTCCGCAACCCGCCGGTCCTGGAGTTCCCTACCGACCGGCCGCGGAAGCAGGGCGCCGATTTCGCGGGCGGCGCCTGCGATTTCGTCATGGACCCGCTCCTGGCCGGACGGGTCAAGACGCTGGCCCGGAAGAACCAGGCGACCCTGCACCATGTCCTCCTCGCCGCCCTCCAGGTCCTGGTCTCCCGGTACACGGGCGAAGACGACGTCGTGGTCGGGACCAGCATGGGCGGGCGGACCGTCCCCGGCACGGAGGACCTCGTCGGCATGTTCGTGAACACCCTGCCGGTCCGGACCCAGCCCCGGGACGAGGTTTCCTTCCGGGCCCTCCTGGGGGAGGTCCGGGAGACCATGCTCTCCATCTACGCCAACCAGGACGTGTCCATCGACCGCGTCTACGAGCAACTGAACATCAACCGGGGGCCGGGGCGCCACCCCCTCTTCGACATCAACCTGGTGCTGCAGAACATGGAACAGCCCCGTTTCGAGGCGGGCGGCCTGCGATGCGACGTCGCCCTGCACGAGACGGGCACCGCCAAGTTCGACATCAGCCTGACGGCCACGGAGTGCGCCAAAACCATCCGCTTCCACATGGAGTATCGGCGGAACCTCTTCGATCCCGACACCATGGACCGCCTGGCCAAGCACTTTCTCCGCATCCTGGAGGAGGCGGCCGACGACCCGGACCGGCGGGTCCGGGACATCGAGATGCTCTACCCGGAGGAGAAGCGGTTCCTCCTGGAAGACCTCAACGACACCGCCGCCCCGCCGCCGCCGTTCGGGACCGTCTGCGAGGCCATCGCGGGGCACGCCCGGCGCGACCCGGACCACGTGGCCGTCGTGGACGGGCGGTCCCGGATGAGCTACGGGGAGCTGAACCGCCGGGCCGACCGGCTGGCCGTCCGCCTCCAGGCGGACGGCGTCGGCCGGGACGTCATCTGCGCCGTGGCCACCGACCGCTCCGCCGAGGCCGTCGTGGGCATGCTCGCCATTCTGAAGGCCGGCGGCGCCTACGTGGGCGTCGACCCCGCCTACCCGGCCGACCGGATCCAGTTCATCCTGGAGGACACGGGCGCCCCCGTCGTGCTGGGCCGCCGGGAGACCCTCGAGCGCATCCCCGGCCCCTGCCGGCGGCTCGCCGTGGACGACGAGACGCTCCTCGAGGGGCCCGACGTCGCCCCCGAAGCGAAAACGGAGCCGTCCGACCTGGCCTACGTCATCTTCACCTCGGGGTCCACCGGGATGCCCAAGGGCGTCATGATCGAGCACCGCTCCATGTGCAACTTCATCCACTGGTACGCGAGCGAGCACCGCATCGACCCCGCCGGGCGCTGCGCCGAGTTCGCCGCCTTCAGCTTCGACGTCTCGGTGGTCCAGGTCTTCGCCCCGCTGGTGTCCGGCGCCGAGCTGCACATCATCCCGGAGGAGCTGCGCCTCTCCCCGCCCGAGCTGAACCGCTACTTCGAGGCCCAGGGCATCACCCACGCCCACTTCCCCACCCAGTTCGCGGAGCAGTTCATGCACATGGTGGACAACCACTCCCTGAGGCGCCTGGTGGTGGGCGGCGACGCCCTCAAGAACTACAAGCTGGGGCGCTTCACCCTGGTCAACGAGTACGGCCCGTCGGAGACCACCATGGCCTCCACCAGCACGGTGGTGGACCGCCTGCTGGAACGCGTGTCCATCGGCAAGCCGGTGGCCAACACCCGGGTCTACATCCTGAGCCGCAACGGGAGGCTCCAGCCCGTCGGCGTCCCCGGCGAGCTGTGCATCGCCGGGGCGGGGGTCTCCCGCGGGTACCTGCACCGGCCCGAGCTGACGGCCGAAAAATTCGTTGCCGACCCCTTCGTCCCGGGGGAGCGGATGTACCGGACCGGGGACCTCGCCCGGGTGATGCCCGACGGCAACCTGGACTTCATCGGGCGCCTGGACTTCCAGGTCAAGATCCGGGGCTACCGCGTCGAGCTGGGGGAGATCGAGAAGCGCCTCGCCGCCGGTGCGGGGATCCGGGAGTGCGTCGTGGCCGCGAAGCAGGACCCCGGCGGCGGGAAGTTCCTCTGCGCCTACTACACGGCCGACGAGACGATCCCGCCCGAGAGCCTCAAGGCCCTCCTGTCGAAGGAGCTGCCGGAATACATGGTGCCCGCGTACTTCGTCCGCCTGGAGAAGCTGCCGCTGAACCGCAACGGGAAGGTGGAGCGCAAGGCCCTCCCGGACGTGGAGCTGACCGCGGTGGGCGACCACCAGGGCCCCGGCCCCCGGACCCCCGCGGAGCGCCTGGTCTTCGCCGCCTGGGAAAAGGTCTTCGGCTTCTCCGGCATCGGCGTCTTCGACAATTTCTTCCAGATCGGCGGCGACTCCCTCAAGGTCATCGCCCTCATGGCCGAGCTGCAGAGCCGCTTCGACGTCAACGCCGGCGACCTCTTCACCCACCAGACCATCGCGGAACAGGCGCAGAACCTGAAAGAGCTGACCGGGAGCGTGGGGGCGCGGCTGGCCCGGCTCCGGGAGGTGCTGGCCGCCCCGGACCTGTCCGCCGACCCCGCCATCCAGGCGGGGCTGGCCCTCTACCGGGAACGGATCCGGGAACTCGCGTCACTGGACCTGCAGACGCGTCGGGAGTACGCGCACGTCCTGCTGACCGGCGCCACCGGGACCCTGGGCGTCTACCTGCTCCGGGACCTCCTGCTGACGACCGCCGCGCGGGTGACCGCCCTCGTTCGCGGCCCCTCCGACCCCGAGGCGAGGGAGCGCCTGGCAGCCAGGATGGTGCGCGCCTTCGGCCCGGCCATCCGGGAAGCGCTGGACACCCGGCTGACCGTCCTGGCCGGGGACCTCCCCGCGGAGCGCCTGGGCCTGGCCGGGAACGTCTATCAGCGCCTGGCCGGCGAGGCGGACGCCGTCCTCCACGCCGCCGCCGACACCCGTCACCTCGGCGAGTACGCCGAGTTCCAGCGGGCCAACGTCCTCTCCACCCGGAACCTGATCCGGTTCGCCCGGGACGGCCGGCCCAAGGACCTCCACCACGTCTCCACCACCTCGGTCAGCATGGGGACTTACGCGGACCGGGACGCCGTCCTCTTCACCGAGTTCGACGCCGACCTCGGCCAGCGGACCGACCACGTCTACATCCGCTCCAAGCAGGAAGCGGAGAAAGCCGTCCTGGCGGCCCGTTCGGAGGGCCTCAGCGCCAGCATCTACCGGGCCGGCAACATCACCTTCGACTCCGGGACCGGGGCCCTCCAGGAGAACGTCGACGAGAACGCCTTCTTCCAGCAGGTGAAGGCCTACCTCATGCTCGGCGCCGTGCCGGACCGCTTCGACGAGCGCAACCTCTCCTTCGTCGACCAGACCAGCCGGGCGATCCTGGCCCTGTTCGACCGGCCGGCCCTCGCCAACCGGACGTTCCACATCGAGAACCCCCACCACGCGAAGCTGTCGGAGGTGCTGACCGCGGAAGCCCTGGGGCTCAACCTGCGGCGGCTCCCCCTGGAAACCTTCATCGACCTCGTGGTGGAACACTGCGAGCACAAGGGGTTCAGGGAACCGATCGAGCGGCTGCTGCTTCACCTCGGTTGGCTGGACCTGCTGTCGAAGGGCCCGGCCACGCCGGTCCTGCGCCCCACGGAGCTGACCGAGGCCGTCCTGGCCCGGGTTGGGTTCCATTGGCCGCGGGTGGAACCGGGCGGGATGGCCCGCATGATCCGGCACGCCTTACGGGAGCGGATCGGGTTCCTGGGCGGCGTGCCGGCCTTCACCACGCTGGACGGGGAGATCCTGGCGAAGCTGGCGGCCCGCCTTCGGCCGGAGCACGGGGCCGACGACACGGAGATCCTCTGGGAGGGCGAACCCAACACGCGGGTCTTCATCCTCGCCGACGGAAACGTGGAAATCAGCAAGCGGTCGCACGACGGCTGGATCGGGACGATGTACGTCGCCGGTCCCGGGGCGCTGCTGGGCCTGGAAAACCTGCCCGGGAACGGGAGCGCCCGCCGGACGGCGGAACCCGTGGGCGAGGCCTTCCTGCTGAGCCTGGAGGTGGACGACCTGCGCCGCCTGATCCGGGAGCACCCGGAGATCACCCTGGGACTGTTGCGGGAACTGAGCGGCACCATCGACCGCCTGGAGACGCTCAACCTCGCCATGGCGTGACGGCCGCCGCCGCGGGGGGGCGCTCTCCCCCCGCGGACAGCGGGTTTTTTCCTGTTGCCTTCCCGGGTGACGATTGGTTGACGGGTTCGCAAAAAGTCGGAAAACGAGCGGGAACGGGTGTGCAAGACGCTTGTTTGAGCCATCACCCGGAGGGTGAGGGTACTCGTTGCGGGACCGTCATCGGTTGACTTTCGGCGCGGTAAGGGGATACCTTCCGGCTATGAACACGGACCCGATGGAAAACGATGGCCTTCCCACCTCCGTGATCGAGGCGATCCGGTTGATGCTGCGGGCCGGGCGGCCGGTGACGGTCCGGATCGCCGGGACCAGCATGGCGCCGCTCATCCGCGAGGGCGACCGGGCCGTGGTGGTCCCGCTGGAAGGGCGCGCCCCGCGGCGG
The Acidobacteriota bacterium genome window above contains:
- a CDS encoding amino acid adenylation domain-containing protein, whose translation is MTTPATRFSLSHAEKRIYLTERLHPGSTMWNLPYLVRFHENVEEDLLVEAIRRVVRANPGLRLRFTEVDGEIRQYVSDDGEIAVERLNLGAGGETDLQAWVDRAIRTPFAFFDRPLYRFALLRLANGQHAFYYCLHHIVADGGSCALVVEQVMAAYRALRAGQPDPAEPRPSFLDVLDAERAYLASPQCAEDGAYWHGLFPDLPDPIDLTGRPETDNLEIRRVRHEFSGRLTEKIHAFCADRQTSPFRLVLAALAAVLGRETQHDDLAVGTATLNRYPEAMEKAVGMFVSSVPIRLRPAPEAGIDDLLGQVREAFHGIRRHDRYPYDRFISEIRDRLGESPNLMDVTLVQYMRADLGEHTQIEFLCPSNSLNTLTIYLDYGVRGVRNQPVRIMADFRADRLTRERTLALLEHLETLLSDAMDRPGEKLHRLQLLSGMERHRVLAEFNSARQAYPENATVHELIERQVLRTPNQTALVYRNQRMTYAELNRSANRLARALQARGACQGGFVGILAERSIEIIVAQLATLKSGAAVMPIDAKYPADRVRFMLEDSQAPVLLTQQAFLGRLDIPPGTAALDLDDPALFQGDDTDLPVAAAADDLFALIYTSGSTGTPKGVMLEHRSMVNFITWFAEVAGITETDQVSKHTSFSFDVSNAEIYPALIRGATLHIIPDDIRLSLNHLNDYFEKNRIGIAFFTTQLGEQFMDLIDNRSLRLLHVAGEKLRIYRKRGYQLLNGYGPTECSVYTTFFPVDRDYENIPIGKPLPNYRVFILDRHGNPQPVGAPGELCVGGVALARGYLNRPEKTAEVFVDNPVLPGQRMYRTGDLACWLPDGNIQYLGRMDRQVKLRGFRIELGEVEQAFLAQPGIREAAVVDRKDANGRIFLCAYVTAPTRLDLEALRRELGKTLPEFMIPARFMQLDAMPINPNGKIDRKRLPEPEPEDRGRSEFKPPRTPMEKALARLWQEVLHLESVGVHDEFFHIGGDSLKAVLLQVRVEKELEADLSLQDLFRRPVLGDLAAFLEGCARKAQAAVTPAPAQPFYPATPAQKQLYILSRLNGIDITYNIPLVVRLEGRLDRKRLADAFEALVDRHEPLRTSFDLVDGHPVQIVHPKARLKLLFQEAAESELESVIRGFVRPFQLEKAPLLRVLLVCTGPERHVLLCDVHHIVFDGISIGPFLNDLAGLYGGRALAEPPFQFKDYVVWRESAAQAERLRGKEAYWLETFRNPPVLEFPTDRPRKQGADFAGGACDFVMDPLLAGRVKTLARKNQATLHHVLLAALQVLVSRYTGEDDVVVGTSMGGRTVPGTEDLVGMFVNTLPVRTQPRDEVSFRALLGEVRETMLSIYANQDVSIDRVYEQLNINRGPGRHPLFDINLVLQNMEQPRFEAGGLRCDVALHETGTAKFDISLTATECAKTIRFHMEYRRNLFDPDTMDRLAKHFLRILEEAADDPDRRVRDIEMLYPEEKRFLLEDLNDTAAPPPPFGTVCEAIAGHARRDPDHVAVVDGRSRMSYGELNRRADRLAVRLQADGVGRDVICAVATDRSAEAVVGMLAILKAGGAYVGVDPAYPADRIQFILEDTGAPVVLGRRETLERIPGPCRRLAVDDETLLEGPDVAPEAKTEPSDLAYVIFTSGSTGMPKGVMIEHRSMCNFIHWYASEHRIDPAGRCAEFAAFSFDVSVVQVFAPLVSGAELHIIPEELRLSPPELNRYFEAQGITHAHFPTQFAEQFMHMVDNHSLRRLVVGGDALKNYKLGRFTLVNEYGPSETTMASTSTVVDRLLERVSIGKPVANTRVYILSRNGRLQPVGVPGELCIAGAGVSRGYLHRPELTAEKFVADPFVPGERMYRTGDLARVMPDGNLDFIGRLDFQVKIRGYRVELGEIEKRLAAGAGIRECVVAAKQDPGGGKFLCAYYTADETIPPESLKALLSKELPEYMVPAYFVRLEKLPLNRNGKVERKALPDVELTAVGDHQGPGPRTPAERLVFAAWEKVFGFSGIGVFDNFFQIGGDSLKVIALMAELQSRFDVNAGDLFTHQTIAEQAQNLKELTGSVGARLARLREVLAAPDLSADPAIQAGLALYRERIRELASLDLQTRREYAHVLLTGATGTLGVYLLRDLLLTTAARVTALVRGPSDPEARERLAARMVRAFGPAIREALDTRLTVLAGDLPAERLGLAGNVYQRLAGEADAVLHAAADTRHLGEYAEFQRANVLSTRNLIRFARDGRPKDLHHVSTTSVSMGTYADRDAVLFTEFDADLGQRTDHVYIRSKQEAEKAVLAARSEGLSASIYRAGNITFDSGTGALQENVDENAFFQQVKAYLMLGAVPDRFDERNLSFVDQTSRAILALFDRPALANRTFHIENPHHAKLSEVLTAEALGLNLRRLPLETFIDLVVEHCEHKGFREPIERLLLHLGWLDLLSKGPATPVLRPTELTEAVLARVGFHWPRVEPGGMARMIRHALRERIGFLGGVPAFTTLDGEILAKLAARLRPEHGADDTEILWEGEPNTRVFILADGNVEISKRSHDGWIGTMYVAGPGALLGLENLPGNGSARRTAEPVGEAFLLSLEVDDLRRLIREHPEITLGLLRELSGTIDRLETLNLAMA